Proteins encoded within one genomic window of Polaribacter sp. NJDZ03:
- the trpS gene encoding tryptophan--tRNA ligase encodes MSRILTGVQSTGTPHLGNLLGAILPAIKMANSPGNESFIFIADMHSLTQIKDGKELRENTYSVAATWLACGLDINKTIFYRQSDIPQTTELTWYLSCFFPYQRLTLAHGFKDKADRLGDVNAGLFTYPMLMAADILLYDAEIVPVGKDQLQHLEMTRDVANRFNNIVGETLVPPKAEIQEGTKLVPGIDGEKMSKSRNNIINIFLPDKKLRKQIMAIKTDSLGLEDSKNPDTDNVFALYKLLASDTQIAEMRANYEGGGYGYGHAKQALYELILEQFSPIRDRYNHYMENKHELDEALKIGAEKATVVANGVLKRVRAKIGY; translated from the coding sequence ATGTCTAGAATTTTAACAGGTGTACAAAGCACAGGAACTCCACATTTAGGAAATTTATTAGGAGCTATTTTACCAGCAATAAAAATGGCAAATAGTCCAGGAAATGAATCTTTTATATTTATTGCAGATATGCATTCTTTAACCCAGATTAAAGATGGAAAAGAATTAAGAGAAAACACATATAGTGTTGCTGCTACTTGGCTTGCTTGTGGATTAGACATTAACAAAACAATATTTTACAGACAAAGTGATATACCACAGACAACAGAATTGACTTGGTATTTAAGCTGTTTTTTTCCGTATCAAAGATTAACATTAGCACATGGGTTTAAAGATAAAGCAGATAGATTAGGTGATGTTAATGCCGGTTTATTTACCTACCCAATGTTAATGGCTGCAGATATTTTATTGTATGATGCAGAGATTGTACCTGTTGGTAAAGATCAATTACAACATTTAGAAATGACACGAGATGTTGCCAATAGGTTTAATAATATTGTTGGGGAAACATTGGTTCCGCCAAAGGCGGAAATTCAAGAAGGAACAAAGTTAGTTCCTGGAATTGATGGTGAAAAAATGAGTAAATCTAGAAATAACATTATCAATATTTTCTTACCAGACAAAAAGTTAAGAAAACAAATAATGGCTATTAAAACAGATAGTTTAGGCTTAGAAGATTCAAAAAACCCAGATACAGATAATGTTTTTGCATTGTATAAATTACTAGCTTCAGATACTCAAATTGCAGAAATGAGAGCAAACTACGAAGGTGGAGGTTATGGGTATGGACATGCAAAACAAGCTTTATATGAATTGATTCTTGAGCAGTTTTCTCCAATAAGAGATCGTTACAATCATTATATGGAAAATAAGCATGAACTTGATGAGGCTTTAAAAATTGGAGCAGAAAAAGCAACTGTTGTTGCTAACGGTGTTCTAAAAAGAGTGAGAGCCAAAATTGGTTACTAA
- the recO gene encoding DNA repair protein RecO produces the protein MAVVTTKAIVLSSLKFGDSSLIVKCFTEEEGVKSYLIRGILKAKKGGIKAAYFQPLTQLTIVASHNNKGTLNSIKEVQVSYPYQTIYRDIVKQSVVLFLSEVLSYAIKEEEKNEGLYEYLESGLIWLDLHDKIANFHLLFLLNLTRFLGFYPDLSDEDKYGFDLGEGMFSDLISQKNIISGNYYYQFKKLLGITFDEIENVSFSKQERQIVLKIIIHYFELHLDGFRKPKSLQILETVFS, from the coding sequence ATGGCTGTTGTAACTACTAAAGCAATTGTTTTAAGTTCTCTAAAATTTGGAGACTCTAGCTTAATTGTAAAATGCTTTACAGAAGAAGAAGGTGTAAAATCTTATTTAATTAGAGGTATTTTAAAAGCTAAAAAAGGAGGTATAAAGGCCGCTTATTTTCAGCCTTTAACACAATTAACAATTGTTGCAAGCCATAACAATAAAGGGACTTTAAATTCTATTAAAGAGGTTCAGGTTTCATATCCTTACCAAACTATTTATAGAGACATTGTTAAACAATCTGTAGTTTTATTTTTATCTGAAGTGCTCTCTTATGCTATAAAAGAAGAAGAAAAAAATGAAGGCCTTTACGAGTATTTAGAATCGGGACTTATTTGGTTAGATTTACATGATAAAATTGCCAATTTTCACTTATTGTTTTTACTAAATTTAACCCGTTTTTTAGGTTTTTATCCAGATTTATCTGATGAAGACAAATATGGTTTTGATTTAGGTGAAGGCATGTTTTCTGATTTAATCTCTCAAAAAAACATTATTTCAGGCAACTATTATTACCAGTTTAAAAAATTGTTAGGCATAACTTTTGACGAAATAGAAAATGTATCTTTTAGCAAACAAGAGAGACAGATTGTTTTAAAAATTATAATTCACTATTTCGAATTGCATTTAGATGGATTTCGAAAGCCAAAATCATTACAAATTTTAGAAACCGTTTTTAGTTGA
- a CDS encoding SdpI family protein, whose amino-acid sequence MSETFIYILTTNGLLFLISILFWKFPPKKVNGIYGYKTPKAMLNQEIWDFANANFNKSFLIYSGISFLGALALVNFATIELTWQPMVLVLLSILVSVIKTERALNDNFTEEGKKKKN is encoded by the coding sequence ATGAGTGAAACTTTCATATATATACTTACCACAAACGGTTTATTATTTTTAATCAGTATTCTTTTTTGGAAATTCCCTCCCAAAAAAGTAAATGGAATTTATGGCTACAAAACACCAAAAGCAATGCTAAATCAAGAAATATGGGATTTTGCAAATGCTAATTTTAATAAAAGTTTTTTAATTTACTCTGGTATTTCTTTTTTAGGTGCTTTAGCTCTTGTAAACTTTGCTACTATAGAATTAACTTGGCAACCAATGGTTTTAGTGCTATTATCTATTTTAGTTAGTGTTATAAAAACAGAAAGAGCATTAAACGATAATTTTACTGAAGAAGGTAAAAAGAAGAAAAATTAA
- a CDS encoding DUF4837 family protein, whose product MKKIFTLLVIAVLLTSCDDGKDKITLRSSVGKVNKVMVVTKASDWAGDIGKEIRNSFGELMVGLPQPESLLSVSQVAPNGFKTMMQVGRNIMVIGVADEEKYFIRKNVYAQPQTIVYVYAKDRESVVKLFKKHHKEIIKTFIESDVNMLQNLFAKNKLDDSQFKTLQNLGVSLTINNKFNTVDDTGDFLWLRQHLSSGIAKTGSNNILVYAVPLVDEAQVSDSIVAVRNRIGKKYIPGSDPETMHMITELAYTPFTFDAVIDGKKAYETRGKWEVKNDFMAGPFLNYTVVDKKNNRLIVFEGFTYAPSVNKRAFLFELEAIAKSMKIK is encoded by the coding sequence ATGAAAAAAATATTTACACTACTAGTAATTGCAGTTTTATTAACCTCATGTGATGATGGAAAGGATAAAATTACTTTACGATCATCGGTTGGTAAAGTAAACAAAGTAATGGTAGTTACCAAGGCTAGTGATTGGGCTGGTGATATTGGTAAAGAAATAAGAAATTCTTTTGGAGAATTAATGGTTGGTTTACCGCAGCCAGAATCTCTTTTATCTGTATCTCAAGTTGCTCCAAACGGATTTAAAACAATGATGCAAGTTGGTAGAAATATTATGGTTATTGGTGTTGCAGATGAAGAAAAATACTTTATAAGAAAAAATGTATATGCACAACCACAAACTATTGTTTATGTGTATGCCAAAGACAGAGAAAGTGTAGTAAAACTCTTTAAAAAACATCATAAAGAGATTATTAAAACTTTTATTGAATCTGATGTAAACATGCTTCAAAATTTGTTTGCAAAAAATAAATTAGATGATTCTCAATTTAAAACACTACAAAATTTAGGGGTTTCATTAACCATTAATAATAAATTTAATACCGTAGATGATACGGGAGATTTTTTATGGTTGCGTCAACATTTATCAAGCGGAATTGCAAAAACCGGAAGTAATAATATTTTAGTGTATGCTGTTCCTTTAGTAGATGAAGCACAAGTTTCTGATAGTATTGTAGCTGTTAGAAATAGAATTGGAAAAAAATACATACCTGGTTCAGATCCAGAAACCATGCACATGATTACCGAGTTAGCATATACTCCTTTTACTTTTGATGCAGTTATAGATGGTAAAAAAGCGTATGAAACTCGTGGAAAGTGGGAAGTGAAAAACGATTTTATGGCAGGACCATTTTTAAATTACACGGTGGTAGATAAAAAGAACAACCGATTAATTGTTTTTGAAGGATTTACTTATGCGCCTTCTGTAAATAAAAGAGCTTTTTTGTTTGAATTAGAGGCTATTGCAAAATCTATGAAGATTAAATAA
- a CDS encoding penicillin-binding protein 1A: protein MTQKKTTDFKKYIKWFWLLILGGFAAVLLLFLIASWGGLGKLPTFEELENPENNLATEIISSDGKTLGKYATENRTPIKFKDLPDNLIKALVATEDERFFEHSGIDFKGTARAILKPGSGGASTITQQLAKMLFTGRASRNIFLRVGQKVKEWVVAIKLERQYTKNEILTMYLNKYDFINQAVGIRSAARIYFGKEPKELEIQESAMLVGMLKNASLFNPLRRAERVKNRRDVVLKQMNRSEFLSEQEKDSLQALALGLDIHKEGHSDGSATYFRTYLQKYLRKWVEENPKPNGEEYNIFRDGLKIYVTIDSRMQKYAEEAIEEHMSNLQSYFFTEQKRNKTAPFYDIDESEINRILERAKKNSDRYKRLKIAGKSTKYIDEVFKTKTEMSVFSWKGDIDTIMSPIDSLRYYKYFLRSGLLSIEPQSGHIKAWVGGINNKHFKYDAVAQQKRQVGSTFKPFVYAAAINQLKLSPCDEFPNIPYTIPKGKYGIPKAWTPENASRKYGGMLSLKDGLAGSVNTMSVRLIDMVGPENVVRLAKSAGIESDIPANPSIALGAVDLSLLEMVSAYATFANQGLRVAPMILTRIEDKNGTVLEEFTPETKEVLSEESAYVVLDLLKGVTQSGSGVRLRLPWKKADYVTGHPYKFTNPIAGKTGTTQNQSDGWFMGIVPNLATGVWTGGEDRATHFAGIAKGQGATMALPSWALYMQKVYADETLNVSKKDFEKPDNLSININCNDTSDDNDAPIEEDTDF, encoded by the coding sequence ATGACACAAAAGAAAACAACAGATTTTAAAAAATATATTAAATGGTTTTGGTTGCTAATTCTAGGTGGGTTTGCAGCAGTATTACTATTGTTTTTAATTGCTTCTTGGGGTGGTTTAGGAAAATTACCAACGTTTGAAGAATTAGAAAATCCAGAAAATAATTTAGCAACAGAAATTATTTCTTCAGATGGTAAAACATTGGGTAAATATGCTACAGAAAATAGAACACCTATTAAGTTTAAGGATTTACCAGATAATTTAATAAAAGCTTTAGTAGCAACAGAAGATGAACGTTTTTTTGAGCATTCTGGTATCGATTTTAAAGGAACTGCAAGAGCTATCTTAAAACCAGGAAGTGGTGGTGCTAGTACAATAACACAGCAACTAGCTAAAATGTTATTTACTGGTAGAGCTTCTAGAAATATTTTTTTAAGAGTTGGTCAAAAGGTGAAAGAATGGGTGGTTGCTATAAAATTAGAAAGACAATATACCAAAAATGAAATTCTTACCATGTACTTAAATAAGTACGATTTTATAAACCAAGCAGTTGGTATTCGTTCTGCAGCGCGTATTTATTTTGGTAAAGAACCTAAAGAATTAGAGATACAAGAATCTGCAATGTTGGTAGGGATGTTAAAAAATGCATCACTATTTAACCCTTTAAGAAGAGCCGAACGAGTAAAAAATCGTAGAGATGTTGTGTTAAAACAAATGAATCGTAGCGAGTTTCTGTCTGAACAAGAAAAAGATTCTTTACAGGCATTGGCTTTAGGTTTAGATATTCATAAAGAAGGACACAGTGATGGTTCTGCAACTTATTTTAGAACATATTTGCAAAAATATTTAAGAAAATGGGTGGAAGAAAATCCAAAACCAAACGGAGAAGAATATAATATTTTTAGAGATGGTTTAAAGATTTATGTAACGATAGATTCTAGAATGCAAAAATATGCAGAAGAAGCTATTGAAGAACACATGTCTAATTTACAATCTTATTTTTTTACAGAGCAGAAAAGAAATAAAACAGCTCCTTTTTATGACATAGATGAATCTGAAATTAATAGAATTTTAGAAAGAGCTAAGAAAAATTCTGACAGATATAAAAGATTAAAAATTGCAGGAAAATCTACAAAATATATCGATGAAGTTTTTAAAACCAAAACGGAAATGAGTGTTTTTTCTTGGAAAGGTGATATTGATACCATTATGTCTCCAATAGATTCTTTAAGATATTACAAATACTTTTTACGTTCTGGCTTGTTGTCTATAGAGCCACAATCTGGTCATATTAAAGCTTGGGTAGGTGGTATTAATAACAAACATTTTAAATATGATGCAGTTGCGCAACAGAAAAGACAAGTAGGTTCTACCTTTAAGCCATTTGTATATGCTGCTGCAATTAATCAATTAAAATTATCTCCTTGTGATGAGTTTCCAAACATACCTTATACAATTCCAAAAGGAAAATATGGAATACCTAAAGCTTGGACTCCAGAAAATGCAAGTAGAAAGTATGGTGGTATGCTAAGTTTAAAAGATGGTTTAGCAGGTTCTGTAAATACAATGTCTGTAAGATTAATAGATATGGTTGGTCCAGAGAATGTAGTGCGTTTAGCAAAATCTGCTGGTATAGAGAGTGATATTCCTGCAAATCCTTCTATTGCATTAGGTGCCGTAGATTTATCATTATTAGAAATGGTAAGTGCATATGCTACTTTTGCAAATCAAGGTTTACGTGTTGCTCCAATGATTTTAACAAGAATTGAAGATAAAAACGGAACTGTTTTAGAAGAATTCACACCAGAAACAAAAGAAGTTTTAAGCGAAGAATCTGCTTATGTTGTGTTAGATTTATTAAAGGGAGTTACCCAATCTGGTTCTGGTGTTCGTTTACGTTTACCTTGGAAAAAAGCAGATTACGTTACAGGGCATCCTTATAAATTTACAAACCCAATTGCAGGTAAAACAGGTACCACTCAAAATCAATCTGATGGGTGGTTTATGGGGATTGTACCTAATTTAGCAACAGGTGTTTGGACTGGTGGAGAAGATAGAGCAACTCATTTTGCTGGTATTGCAAAAGGACAAGGAGCTACAATGGCTTTACCTTCTTGGGCGTTATATATGCAAAAAGTATATGCGGATGAAACGTTAAATGTGAGTAAGAAAGATTTTGAAAAACCAGATAATTTATCAATCAATATTAATTGTAATGATACATCTGATGATAACGATGCTCCTATAGAAGAAGATACCGATTTTTAG
- a CDS encoding CYTH domain-containing protein: MSVEIERKFLVKNNDFKSNSYAQKSIKQGYLNSDKNRTVRVRIADEKAFMTIKGKSNATGTTRFEWEKEIDKTEAESLLLLCEPSIIDKTRYLVKVGNHTFEVDEFYGDNQGLTVAEVELNSETETFTKPSWLGKEVTGDVKYYNSSISKHPFKDWE; the protein is encoded by the coding sequence ATGAGCGTAGAAATAGAAAGAAAATTTTTAGTAAAAAACAACGATTTTAAAAGTAATAGTTACGCGCAGAAAAGCATTAAACAAGGGTATTTAAATTCTGATAAAAATAGAACTGTAAGAGTTAGAATTGCTGATGAAAAAGCTTTTATGACTATTAAAGGAAAATCTAATGCAACAGGAACAACCCGTTTTGAATGGGAAAAAGAAATTGACAAAACGGAAGCTGAAAGTTTACTTTTATTATGCGAACCAAGTATTATAGATAAAACAAGATATTTAGTTAAAGTAGGTAATCATACTTTTGAAGTTGATGAATTTTATGGAGATAACCAGGGTTTAACGGTTGCAGAAGTAGAATTAAACTCAGAAACTGAAACTTTTACAAAACCAAGTTGGTTAGGCAAAGAAGTTACTGGAGATGTAAAATACTATAATTCTAGTATTAGTAAACATCCTTTTAAAGATTGGGAATAA
- a CDS encoding 1-acyl-sn-glycerol-3-phosphate acyltransferase — translation MKYLKIPFLLIWRLWFYLLMIVTILVMSPLLLVFTFKESHYPIFWRIARILSKVLIYGMGFRLNTQFDEELEPNKSYMFCPNHTSLMDPFVLIAISKNPIVFVGKQELVKIPVFGFFYKRVVIMVDRNNPESRRRVFSMAKKRLQNGVSMAIFPEGLVPEEDVILAPFKKGAFSLAIEYEIPIVPQVYFDCKRLFSWDIFKGGMGVFRVHQHKFISTKGLSTKDIDQLKDKTFDIIYNDLANDKKYMKDTNSTK, via the coding sequence ATGAAATACCTTAAAATCCCTTTTCTTTTAATTTGGCGTTTGTGGTTTTATCTTTTAATGATTGTAACTATTTTAGTGATGTCTCCGCTTTTACTAGTATTTACTTTTAAAGAGTCGCATTATCCTATTTTTTGGAGAATTGCTAGAATTTTATCTAAAGTGTTAATTTACGGAATGGGTTTTCGTTTAAATACGCAATTTGATGAAGAACTAGAGCCGAATAAAAGTTATATGTTTTGCCCAAATCATACTTCTTTAATGGATCCTTTTGTATTGATTGCCATCAGTAAAAACCCTATTGTATTTGTTGGTAAACAAGAGTTGGTTAAAATACCAGTTTTTGGTTTTTTCTATAAACGAGTTGTTATTATGGTAGATAGAAACAATCCAGAAAGTAGAAGAAGAGTTTTTAGCATGGCTAAAAAAAGATTGCAAAATGGTGTAAGTATGGCTATTTTTCCTGAAGGATTAGTGCCAGAAGAAGATGTAATTTTAGCACCATTTAAAAAAGGAGCTTTTAGTTTAGCTATTGAGTATGAGATACCTATTGTGCCGCAAGTTTATTTTGATTGTAAACGTTTATTTTCTTGGGATATTTTTAAAGGAGGTATGGGTGTTTTTAGAGTACACCAACATAAATTTATTTCTACAAAAGGCCTGTCTACTAAAGATATAGATCAATTAAAAGACAAAACATTTGATATTATTTACAATGATTTGGCAAATGACAAAAAGTATATGAAAGATACAAATAGCACAAAATGA
- a CDS encoding exodeoxyribonuclease III: MKIISYNVNGIRAALKKGFLDWLEAANPDVICIQETKAHKEQLDLTDFENAGYPYHYWFSAQKKGYSSVAIFCKEKPNHIEYGTGIESMDFEGRNLRVDFDGVSVMSLYLPSGTNSERLDFKFKYMDEFQEYINNLKLEIPNLVICGDYNICHEEIDIHNPKMKNVSGFLPEERTWIGEFIKSGFIDSFRFLNQEKQEYSWWSYRANSRANNKGWRLDYAMVSEPLKEKISRAYILPEAKHSDHCPIAVELDI; encoded by the coding sequence ATGAAGATAATATCATACAACGTAAACGGCATTAGAGCCGCATTAAAAAAAGGATTTTTAGATTGGTTAGAAGCCGCAAATCCAGATGTAATTTGCATACAAGAAACCAAAGCACATAAAGAACAATTAGATCTTACCGATTTTGAAAATGCAGGTTATCCGTATCATTATTGGTTTTCTGCACAGAAAAAAGGATACTCTTCTGTAGCCATTTTTTGTAAAGAAAAACCAAACCATATTGAGTATGGAACCGGAATTGAATCTATGGATTTTGAAGGTAGAAATTTGCGAGTAGACTTTGATGGTGTTTCTGTAATGAGCTTGTATTTGCCTTCTGGAACAAATTCTGAAAGATTAGACTTTAAGTTTAAATACATGGATGAATTTCAAGAATACATCAATAATTTAAAACTCGAAATTCCGAATTTAGTAATCTGTGGAGATTATAACATTTGTCATGAAGAAATTGATATTCACAATCCGAAAATGAAAAACGTTTCCGGCTTTTTGCCAGAAGAAAGAACATGGATTGGTGAATTTATTAAGAGCGGATTTATAGATAGTTTTCGTTTTTTAAATCAAGAAAAACAAGAATATTCTTGGTGGAGTTACAGAGCAAATTCTAGAGCAAATAATAAAGGTTGGCGCTTAGATTATGCGATGGTTTCAGAACCTCTAAAAGAAAAAATTTCTAGAGCATATATTTTGCCAGAAGCAAAACATTCAGACCATTGTCCAATAGCTGTAGAACTTGATATTTAA
- a CDS encoding CoA transferase subunit A — MINKEVNNVEDALKGVKNGMTFMLGGFGLCGIPENAIAQLVKLDVRDVTCISNNAGVDDFGLGLLLQNKQIKKMISSYVGENEEFERQMLSGELEVELTPQGTLAEKCRAAQAGFPAFYTPAGYGTEVAEGKETREFDGKMYVLEPAFKADFAFVKAWKGDAAGNLIFKGTSRNFNPNMCGAATITVAEVEEIVEVGELDPNNIHIPGIFVQRIFQGKDYEKRIEQRTVRNRE, encoded by the coding sequence ATGATCAATAAAGAAGTAAACAACGTAGAAGATGCTTTAAAAGGTGTTAAAAATGGAATGACTTTTATGTTGGGTGGTTTTGGTTTATGTGGAATTCCAGAAAATGCAATTGCTCAATTGGTAAAACTAGATGTTAGAGATGTTACTTGTATTTCTAACAATGCAGGTGTAGATGATTTTGGTTTAGGATTATTGCTTCAAAATAAACAAATCAAAAAAATGATTTCTTCATATGTAGGAGAAAATGAAGAGTTTGAACGTCAAATGTTATCTGGAGAATTAGAAGTAGAGTTAACTCCGCAAGGAACGTTAGCAGAAAAATGTAGAGCTGCACAAGCTGGTTTCCCAGCATTTTATACGCCTGCAGGTTACGGAACAGAAGTTGCAGAAGGAAAAGAAACCAGAGAGTTTGATGGTAAAATGTATGTTTTAGAACCTGCTTTTAAGGCTGATTTTGCCTTTGTTAAAGCTTGGAAAGGAGATGCTGCTGGAAACTTAATTTTTAAAGGAACTTCTAGAAATTTTAATCCGAATATGTGCGGCGCCGCAACAATTACTGTGGCTGAAGTAGAAGAAATAGTTGAAGTTGGTGAATTAGACCCCAACAATATTCATATTCCCGGAATATTTGTACAACGTATTTTTCAAGGTAAAGATTACGAGAAAAGAATAGAACAAAGAACGGTGCGTAATCGCGAATAA
- a CDS encoding lytic transglycosylase domain-containing protein yields the protein MKKLIIFLLLTSPIFSQVKKDTLFITKDTLQKPIRKSFFSDADLNAIDSLLVDEKFNSALVDSLSYVINDIDIIGNTSTVLTTDLLKSRLTALNNKTPFNLAFNPSLEQVINSYLLHRKRYYPALMAKAKYYFPMFEQYLDQYDIPLEMKYLAIVESALRPKIKSGAGATGLWQFMYGTGVEFDLKVSSYVDERQDPVKATIAACKYLSQLFTVFGDWDLALAAYNSGPGNVRKAIKRSGGYTNYWNIRPYLPRETASYVPAFYATMYIFEYANEHNIYSELPQFFDFQTDTIHVKRTISFDQISEKIAIDEDVLSELNPSYKLDIIPFVKDKNYALILPSSKVIEFLDKEKEIYALADTDDAQREKPLPKYFEMDQRIRYRVKNGDFLGKIANKFGVRVSDLKRWNSLKTSRLKIGQRLSVYPKKIGR from the coding sequence ATGAAGAAACTAATTATATTCCTCCTATTAACTAGTCCTATTTTTTCACAAGTAAAAAAAGATACTTTATTTATAACCAAAGACACCTTACAAAAACCTATTAGAAAAAGTTTTTTTTCTGATGCAGATTTAAATGCAATTGATAGCTTATTGGTCGATGAAAAATTTAATTCGGCATTGGTAGATTCGTTAAGTTACGTAATAAATGATATAGATATTATAGGAAACACAAGCACTGTTTTAACAACAGATTTGTTAAAATCACGTCTTACTGCTTTAAATAATAAAACGCCTTTTAATTTAGCATTTAATCCTTCTTTAGAACAGGTAATTAATAGTTACTTGTTACACCGTAAAAGATACTATCCTGCTTTAATGGCAAAAGCAAAATACTATTTTCCAATGTTTGAGCAATATCTAGATCAATATGATATTCCTTTAGAAATGAAATATTTGGCTATTGTAGAATCTGCTTTAAGACCAAAAATTAAGTCTGGAGCTGGTGCAACAGGTTTGTGGCAATTTATGTATGGTACGGGAGTAGAGTTCGATTTAAAAGTGAGTTCTTATGTAGATGAGCGCCAAGATCCTGTAAAAGCAACCATTGCTGCTTGTAAATATTTAAGTCAGTTATTTACTGTTTTTGGAGATTGGGATTTAGCTTTAGCGGCCTACAATTCTGGACCTGGAAATGTAAGAAAAGCAATAAAACGTTCTGGTGGGTATACAAATTATTGGAATATAAGACCTTATTTACCAAGAGAAACGGCAAGTTATGTACCTGCTTTTTATGCAACTATGTATATTTTTGAATATGCAAATGAACATAATATTTATTCTGAGCTTCCTCAGTTTTTTGATTTTCAGACAGATACAATTCATGTTAAAAGAACCATTAGTTTCGATCAAATTTCAGAGAAGATTGCCATTGATGAAGATGTTTTGTCTGAGCTAAACCCGTCTTATAAATTAGATATTATTCCGTTTGTAAAAGACAAAAATTATGCTTTAATATTACCAAGTAGCAAGGTTATTGAGTTTTTAGATAAGGAAAAAGAAATTTATGCTTTGGCAGATACAGATGATGCGCAAAGAGAAAAGCCTTTACCTAAGTATTTTGAAATGGATCAACGTATACGTTACAGAGTAAAAAATGGAGATTTCTTGGGTAAAATAGCAAATAAATTTGGGGTTCGTGTAAGTGATCTTAAACGTTGGAATAGTTTAAAGACAAGCCGATTAAAAATAGGGCAAAGATTGTCTGTTTATCCAAAGAAAATAGGAAGGTAA
- a CDS encoding hemolysin III family protein, protein MSVKINPGYSETEERLNVWSHGLGLLASIIVFPFLIVKATNYVNFWNITSFVIYGLSLIVLYAASTFYHAAKNPKKRRRLNIFDHAAIYVLIAGSYTPFCLVALNSDLGWWMFIAVWLFALTGIILKLFFTGRFDKISTAMYLLMGWQMMFFVKPLMEALTSFSLNLLIAGGVFYTVGAILYSIKKLPYNHAIFHVFVLLGSISHFLAIYYL, encoded by the coding sequence ATGAGTGTAAAAATAAATCCAGGATATTCAGAGACAGAAGAACGCTTAAATGTTTGGTCTCATGGTTTAGGCTTGCTTGCAAGTATTATTGTTTTTCCTTTTTTAATAGTAAAAGCAACTAACTATGTTAACTTTTGGAACATTACTAGTTTTGTAATTTATGGGTTGAGTTTAATTGTTTTATATGCTGCTTCTACATTTTATCATGCAGCGAAAAATCCGAAGAAAAGAAGACGATTAAATATTTTTGATCACGCAGCTATTTACGTTTTAATTGCTGGGAGTTATACGCCTTTTTGCTTAGTAGCTTTAAATTCTGATTTAGGTTGGTGGATGTTTATTGCCGTTTGGCTTTTTGCCTTAACAGGCATCATTTTAAAACTATTTTTTACAGGAAGGTTCGATAAGATTTCTACAGCAATGTATCTTTTAATGGGTTGGCAAATGATGTTTTTTGTAAAACCTTTAATGGAAGCATTAACAAGTTTTAGTTTAAATTTATTAATTGCAGGAGGTGTATTTTATACGGTTGGAGCCATTTTATATTCTATCAAAAAACTACCTTACAATCATGCTATTTTTCACGTATTTGTTTTATTAGGTAGCATCAGTCACTTTCTTGCCATTTATTATTTGTAG
- a CDS encoding 3-oxoacid CoA-transferase subunit B — MLDKIGIAKRIAQEVQNGFYVNLGIGIPTLVANYVREDIEVEFQSENGVLGMGPFPFDGEEDADIINAGKQTITTMPGASFFDSSMSFAMIRGKHVDLTILGAMEVAENGDIANWKIPGKMVKGMGGAMDLVASAENIIVAMMHTNKRGESKVLKKCSLPLTGVGCVTKIVTNLAFLEVRDNVFHLLERAPGVSVEDIKNATEGTLIVNGEIPEMKF; from the coding sequence ATGTTAGACAAAATAGGAATTGCAAAGCGAATCGCTCAAGAAGTTCAAAACGGATTTTATGTAAACTTAGGTATTGGTATTCCAACCTTGGTTGCTAATTACGTACGTGAAGATATTGAGGTTGAATTTCAAAGTGAAAATGGTGTTCTAGGCATGGGCCCTTTTCCTTTTGATGGTGAAGAAGATGCAGATATTATAAATGCTGGTAAACAAACGATAACGACGATGCCTGGAGCAAGTTTTTTCGATTCTTCAATGAGTTTTGCTATGATTCGTGGTAAACATGTAGATTTAACTATTTTGGGAGCCATGGAAGTTGCTGAAAATGGTGATATTGCCAATTGGAAAATTCCAGGTAAAATGGTAAAAGGAATGGGAGGTGCAATGGATTTAGTTGCATCTGCAGAAAATATTATTGTTGCCATGATGCACACCAATAAACGTGGTGAATCTAAAGTTTTAAAGAAATGTTCTTTGCCTTTAACGGGAGTTGGTTGTGTAACAAAAATAGTAACAAACTTAGCATTTTTAGAAGTAAGAGACAACGTGTTTCATTTGTTAGAAAGAGCTCCTGGCGTTTCTGTAGAAGATATTAAGAATGCAACAGAAGGAACCTTAATTGTAAATGGAGAAATACCAGAAATGAAGTTTTAA